A stretch of Schistocerca cancellata isolate TAMUIC-IGC-003103 chromosome 3, iqSchCanc2.1, whole genome shotgun sequence DNA encodes these proteins:
- the LOC126175297 gene encoding cuticle protein 12.5-like gives MYKLVILMCAVAAAHAGYLGGYAAPAVAVAPAVAAPAVAVAHAPVAVAPAASSYANTYRVSQTARLLAAPAIAAAPVAYAAPAIHAPVAYAAPAVAAPILKYH, from the coding sequence GTGATCCTGATGTGCGCTGTGGCCGCCGCCCACGCCGGCTACCTGGGAggctacgccgcccccgccgtcgccgtGGCGCCTGCCGTggccgcccccgccgtcgccgtGGCCCACGCCCCCGTGGCCGTGGCGCCCGCCGCCTCCTCGTACGCCAACACGTACCGCGTGTCGCAGACTGCCCGCCTCCTGGCCGCGCCCGCCATCGCCGCCGCCCccgtggcctacgccgcccccgccatcCACGCACCAGTAGCCTATGCTGCACCTGCTGTCGCTGCTCCGATTCTCAAATATCACTAA